Genomic segment of Gloeocapsa sp. PCC 7428:
TGCTTTCCTTGTTGCGCTGGGTGCTAACTTGATAACGCGAGGCGATCGCCAGTGGTTTAAACGCTTGCGTCGTCCTGGTTGGTTGACATTTGAGCCATTAATTCCCATTATTTGGACAATTATTTTTATTTGCGGCGCTTGGTCAGCATATATTGTTTGGGAAGCTAATCCAGGTACAAGTTTTACTTGGTTATTAATGGGGTTTTATTTATTACTAGAAATAGTGACAATTGCGTACACGCCAGTAATGTTTAGAACCCGTAGTCTCAAGGTGGGAACAATTATCGGTGGTGCTGGTGCAATTATTGGTCTTTTATTAACACTAACTGTACTACCAATTTCTGGCTGGGCAACATTGTTACTCGTACCTTATCTGCTTTGGAGTCCAATTGGTACATATACAACATGGGCAATGATGCGCCTCAACCCCGCTGATATTTAAAATTTTTCTGCTGCATACACTCAAATAATTTAAATGTCATCCGTTTTTTGCTAAATCTTTAATCTACCTCACAATTTATCATTTTCTTTATATAAAATTTATACTTTCAATGTCTCTAATAAACTAATCTCAAATTATCAGCTTTGAGGAAATAATTTTCTTAACTCAATAGCAGTAATCGCTATTTCTTACCAAAAGTTGTAAGGAAATAGTGAAAGTCTGTTGTAAAAATTCAACCGTATTTCTACTTAATATTTAGAGCAGAAAAGTTATGGCAACTATTAATGGGACGTCGGGTAACAATACTCTTACCGGAACTCAATTTGCTGATTCAATCTTTGGTTTTGCAGGTAATGATAGTCTTTTGGGATTGGGTGGGAATGATTTGCTTGATGGCGGAGTAGGCAATGATTATTTAGCAGGAGGTAACGGTAACGATAATCTGTTTGGCGGAGCGAATGATAACCCTGATATTTTTGTACCACGTGGCAATGACACACTTGATGGAGGGATGGGCGACGATAGTTTGAGTGGCGGTGATGGTAATGACGTTATGTATGGCGGAGTTGGAAATGATGGTTTGAGTGGCGGTGAGGATAATGACATTATGTATGGCGGAGTTGGAAATGATGGTTTAGATGGAAATGATGGTAGCGATATTTTGTATGGCGGTGATGGCAATGACGCGCTCAATGCTGGCACTACATACGTGGACTCTAACTATTACATAGGTGATTCCGCTTCAGATTTTCTGTATGGTGGTGATGGCAACGATACATATATCGTAGGCGATCAATTTGACGACGAAATTATTGAAGCAGCCAACGCAGGAATAGATACCGTTATTACATATACCAACTACCAATTAAGTGCAAACGTAGAAAACTTAATTCTACGCGGGAATCGCGCCACTACAGGAATAGGTAATAACCTGGATAATACTATCACAGGTAACTTTAGTAATAATACTCTGATCGGTGGTGGTGGCAACGATATTATCAATTTTGGTAATGACTTCTCAATCTACATTGGAGAAGATATTCTATATGGCGGTGATGGCAACGATACTCTCTACGCATCCAGCTATAGTCGATTGTTCAATGGATACTACTACTCTCAAGATGAAGACACTTTATATGGGGGTAGTGGCGATGATGTTTTATACTCTGCTGTTGGTTGCGTTGCGTATGGTGGTAGCGGTAACGATACACTCTATGGTGCCTTACAGAGTGGTAATGCAGGAGGTACTGGTGACGATACTTATTTTGTTGGTAGAGAAATCGTTACAGCCTACGATCCTTTTGGCGGAACGTATGAAGTTGAGATTACAGTAGGTATTGGAGAGACGGCGAACGCAGGCACAGATACTGTTTATGCTTCTTATGATTACACGCTGCCAGAGCACTTTGAAAACCTAATTCTGACAGATGATGCAATAGTAGGTAATGGTAACAGAGTCAATAATGCGCTTACTGGCAACAATCTCAACAATATTCTTGATAGTAAAGCGGGTAACGACACGCTCAAGGGATTAGCTGGTAATGATACTCTGATTGGTGGTGATGGTGACGACATCCTTACTGGCGATCAAGGTAATGATCAATTGATCGGTGGTAGGGGTATTGATGCGCTTTATGGTGGTGCAGGCAATGATACTCTTAGCTTTGGAGCTATTGATAAACGCCTTGATGGTGGTGGTGGTACAGATACTATAGCTGTCGATGGTAGTGGCATTGTTATTGACTTAACAACTTTACCAAATGATAGAATTCAAGGCATCGAAATTATTGACTTGACAGGTACTGGTAACAATAGTTTGAATCTAACGCGGTTGGACTTGTTGGATTTATCCGATACGACGAATCAACTGATTGTCAACGGTAATGCGGGTGATGCGGTGACGTCTATAGGACAAGGATGGTTATTGAGTAATACACCAACTACACTTAATGGTATTGTGTACGATCGCTACACATCTGGCGCAGCGACGCTACTGGTAGACGCTGATATCACGCAGACAATTTCCTAAACTCACTTAGGAAGTATTTCCTTGAATTGTTATTAACTCTAGGACTCATAAGGTGGAGCTTGCTATACAATTTAGCTCCATCCGAGTTCTGCGAGTAAGTGCAGTCATTTTATGCGCTTTTACTCAAGGAAAGCTGCACGCCATCGACAATGATGAAACTAATTATTCAAATTCCTTGTTATAACGAGGAACATACTTTAGGAACAACGCTAGCCGAATTACCGCGATCGCTACCTGGAATTGATTGTATCGAATGGTTGGTAATTGATGATGGCAGCCGCGATCGCACAATCGAAGTCGCTAAAGCATACGGTGTCGATCACATTGTTCGTTTTCCAACCAACCAAGGCTTAGCCAAAGCGTTTATGGCAGGGTTGGAAGCAAGTCTCAAAGCTGGGGCGGATATTATTGTCAACACTGATGCAGATA
This window contains:
- a CDS encoding calcium-binding protein, with translation MATINGTSGNNTLTGTQFADSIFGFAGNDSLLGLGGNDLLDGGVGNDYLAGGNGNDNLFGGANDNPDIFVPRGNDTLDGGMGDDSLSGGDGNDVMYGGVGNDGLSGGEDNDIMYGGVGNDGLDGNDGSDILYGGDGNDALNAGTTYVDSNYYIGDSASDFLYGGDGNDTYIVGDQFDDEIIEAANAGIDTVITYTNYQLSANVENLILRGNRATTGIGNNLDNTITGNFSNNTLIGGGGNDIINFGNDFSIYIGEDILYGGDGNDTLYASSYSRLFNGYYYSQDEDTLYGGSGDDVLYSAVGCVAYGGSGNDTLYGALQSGNAGGTGDDTYFVGREIVTAYDPFGGTYEVEITVGIGETANAGTDTVYASYDYTLPEHFENLILTDDAIVGNGNRVNNALTGNNLNNILDSKAGNDTLKGLAGNDTLIGGDGDDILTGDQGNDQLIGGRGIDALYGGAGNDTLSFGAIDKRLDGGGGTDTIAVDGSGIVIDLTTLPNDRIQGIEIIDLTGTGNNSLNLTRLDLLDLSDTTNQLIVNGNAGDAVTSIGQGWLLSNTPTTLNGIVYDRYTSGAATLLVDADITQTIS
- a CDS encoding TspO/MBR family protein, with the protein product MIRSWMVIGAVAFLVALGANLITRGDRQWFKRLRRPGWLTFEPLIPIIWTIIFICGAWSAYIVWEANPGTSFTWLLMGFYLLLEIVTIAYTPVMFRTRSLKVGTIIGGAGAIIGLLLTLTVLPISGWATLLLVPYLLWSPIGTYTTWAMMRLNPADI